The Desulfatitalea tepidiphila genome window below encodes:
- a CDS encoding CehA/McbA family metallohydrolase gives MFKIDLHIHTLLGGDSAIRPDEVVGRARQVGLDAVCITEHHAYDLSAPFVQIAAQENFPIFRGLEYRAEEGHLLIYGVTAGRGDLLPGLPMQTVVDWVNRRGGAAVPAHPYQEGMVTRALGDRILGLKGIAAIETLNGSVRSDKNERAQWAARQMGLPGTGGSDAHGIQALGNAYTCFEDLFHTEWQLAQALRDGRYTVRGSSADHRSQALGISGETGSGAQFP, from the coding sequence ATGTTCAAGATCGATTTACACATTCACACGCTACTGGGGGGCGACTCGGCGATTCGGCCGGACGAGGTGGTGGGCAGGGCCAGGCAGGTGGGGTTGGATGCGGTGTGCATCACCGAACATCATGCCTATGACCTGAGCGCACCGTTCGTTCAAATTGCAGCGCAGGAGAATTTTCCCATTTTCAGGGGCCTGGAGTATCGTGCCGAGGAGGGCCATTTGTTAATCTACGGCGTGACGGCGGGCCGGGGCGATCTACTGCCCGGTCTGCCCATGCAAACGGTCGTAGATTGGGTGAATCGCAGAGGCGGTGCCGCGGTGCCGGCCCACCCCTACCAGGAAGGCATGGTCACTCGTGCTCTGGGGGACCGGATTTTGGGATTAAAGGGAATCGCCGCCATCGAAACCCTCAACGGTAGCGTTCGGTCCGATAAAAACGAGCGCGCCCAGTGGGCGGCCCGGCAGATGGGCTTGCCGGGTACCGGCGGATCGGATGCCCATGGGATTCAGGCCCTCGGCAACGCCTACACCTGTTTCGAGGATCTCTTTCATACCGAGTGGCAACTCGCCCAGGCCCTGCGAGACGGCCGCTACACGGTTCGAGGAAGCAGCGCAGACCACCGTTCCCAAGCTCTGGGCATTTCCGGAGAAACCGGTTCCGGCGCCCAATTCCCCTAA
- a CDS encoding acyl-CoA thioesterase, whose amino-acid sequence MERKSAKDTSLVVSYLVMPADTNPAGNVHGGVIMKHIDNTAGIVAYRHARANVVTASIDRLDFHNPAFVGELLTLKASLNYVGRSSMEIGVRVEAENLLSGEVRHIASAYLTFVSLDENHRPRAVPEVRFDSEEACRRNNEAIERNRLRKLEKQKEKAHTLKC is encoded by the coding sequence ATGGAGAGAAAAAGCGCCAAAGATACCAGCCTGGTCGTCTCCTACCTGGTGATGCCGGCGGACACTAACCCGGCGGGCAATGTGCATGGCGGCGTCATCATGAAACACATCGACAATACCGCCGGCATTGTCGCCTACCGCCATGCGCGGGCCAACGTGGTGACGGCTTCCATCGATCGGCTCGATTTTCACAACCCGGCTTTTGTCGGTGAACTGTTGACGCTCAAGGCGAGTCTGAATTATGTCGGTCGCTCCTCCATGGAGATCGGCGTGCGGGTCGAAGCCGAGAATCTGCTCTCCGGCGAAGTCCGTCACATCGCCTCGGCCTATTTGACCTTCGTCAGCCTGGACGAGAACCATCGCCCCAGGGCCGTGCCCGAGGTGCGATTCGACTCCGAGGAGGCCTGTCGGCGCAACAACGAGGCGATCGAACGCAACAGACTGCGCAAATTGGAAAAACAGAAGGAAAAAGCCCATACGCTCAAATGTTGA